One window of the Bradyrhizobium sp. NP1 genome contains the following:
- a CDS encoding DUF1080 domain-containing protein: MKHVSILAAGLLVGVAAFQYATTASGQSDGWITLLDASNKGDWSEVGKANWQMKDGALVADKLDGKDLAYLVTKNSYKDFQIRAEFWVDEEANSGVFIRCDQSDKIDAKICYEVNIFDKRPDPTYGTGAIVDVAKVDPMPKAAGKWNTYEITAKGPHLTIVLNGQKTAEVDDSKHLSGPFALQYGSGVVKFRKVQIKPL; encoded by the coding sequence ATGAAGCATGTGTCGATACTCGCGGCGGGCCTTCTGGTCGGCGTTGCCGCATTCCAATATGCGACCACGGCGTCCGGCCAGAGCGACGGCTGGATCACGCTGCTCGACGCCAGCAACAAGGGCGACTGGAGCGAGGTCGGCAAGGCCAATTGGCAGATGAAGGACGGCGCGCTGGTGGCCGACAAGCTCGACGGCAAGGACCTCGCCTATCTTGTCACCAAAAATTCATACAAGGATTTCCAGATCAGGGCGGAGTTCTGGGTCGACGAGGAGGCCAACAGCGGCGTCTTCATCCGTTGCGACCAGTCCGACAAGATCGACGCCAAGATCTGCTATGAGGTGAACATCTTCGACAAGCGCCCGGATCCGACCTATGGCACCGGCGCGATCGTCGATGTCGCCAAGGTCGATCCGATGCCCAAGGCGGCCGGCAAGTGGAACACCTATGAGATCACGGCCAAGGGTCCGCATCTGACCATCGTGCTCAACGGGCAGAAGACCGCCGAGGTGGATGATTCAAAGCATCTCAGCGGGCCGTTCGCGCTGCAATACGGCTCCGGCGTGGTCAAATTCCGCAAGGTGCAGATCAAGCCGCTCTAG